One Malus domestica chromosome 11, GDT2T_hap1 genomic region harbors:
- the LOC103424093 gene encoding uncharacterized protein isoform X1, with protein sequence MPYPLQSPQLLRFHRCRYTKMATLHLHSALANPTPFKSTNTQISTRREPPRRRANSVRCGEATQVTGETHRVTVKNGNDSLDICRVLNGMWQTSGGWGRIDRDDAVEAMLRYADAGLSTFDMADHYGPAEDLYGIFINRVRQERPPEYLEKVRGLTKWVPPPVKMTSSFVRDSINVSRKRMDVASLDMLQFHWWDYANTGYLDALKHLTDLKEEGKIKTVALTNFDTERLQIILENEIPVVSNQVQHSIVDMRPQQKMAELCQLTGVKLITYGTVMGGLLSEKFLDTNLNIPFAGPPLNTPSLQKYKRMVDAWGGWSLFQALLQTLKGIATKHGVSIANVAVKYVLDQQAVAGSMVGVRLGLSEHIQDCNAVFSLALDEEDVNSIKEVTKKGKNLLKVIGDCGDEYRR encoded by the exons ATGCCTTATCCTCTTCAATCCCCCCAATTGCTTCGCTTCCACCGCTGCCGTTACACTAAAATGGCAACTTTACATTTACACAGCGCCCTAGCTAACCCGACGCCGTTCAAATCCACAAACACCCAGATTTCAACTCGGCGAGAGCCACCCAGGCGCCGAGCCAACTCGGTCAGGTGCGGCGAGGCAACTCAGGTCACCGGCGAGACCCACCGAGTCACGGTGAAGAACGGGAACGATTCTCTGGACATATGCCGAGTACTGAACGGAATGTGGCAGACGAGCGGTGGCTGGGGCAGAATCGACCGAGACGACGCCGTCGAGGCCATGCTCCGCTACGCAGACGCTGGCCTCTCCACCTTCGACATGGCAGACCACT ATGGACCGGCTGAAGATCTATATGGCATCTTTATCAATCGAGTTCGTCAGGAGCGTCCACCAGAGTACTTGGAAAAGGTCAGAGG TCTTACGAAATGGGTGCCACCGCCTGTTAAGATGACAAGTAGTTTTGTAAGGGACAGTATTAATGTTTCACGAAAGAGAATGGACGTGGCTTCCTTGGACATGCTTCAGTTTCATTG GTGGGATTATGCAAATACTGGTTACCTTGATGCACTAAAACACCTTACAGATTTGAAAGAAGAAG GTAAAATTAAGACAGTCGCCTTGACAAATTTCGATACAGAGAGGCTACAGATAATCCTAGAAAATGAGATTCCTGTTGTAAGCAATCAG GTCCAGCATTCCATTGTCGATATGCGTCCTCAACAGAAAATGGCAGAGCTTTGTCAGCTCACTGGAGTCAAACTTAtaac GTATGGGACAGTAATGGGCGGTCTATTATCTGAAAAGTTCCTCGATACCAACTTGAACATTCCTTTTGCCGGGCCTCCATTAAACACTCCCTCCCTCCAAAAGTACAAACGA ATGGTTGATGCCTGGGGAGGTTGGAGTCTTTTCCAAGCTCTTCTACAGACACTCAAAGGCATCGCTACTAAACACGGAGTCTCCATTGCTAATGTTGCGGTGAAATACGTTCTAGATCAG CAAGCAGTTGCAGGATCAATGGTAGGTGTTAGACTCGGGCTGTCGGAACACATCCAAGACTGCAATGCTGTGTTCTCACTTGCTCTCGATGAGGAAGATGTAAACAGCATAAAAGAAGTCACAAAGAAAGGGAAGAATCTCCTTAAAGTGATTGGGGACTGTGGAGATGAATACCGGCGTTGA
- the LOC103424093 gene encoding uncharacterized protein isoform X2 — protein sequence MAELLHHNSLSKFTFSSIKKGRTTKRIQKLSWRPVQGVLTEDNRQAVVKNGKDSLEICRVVNGMWQTSGGWGQIDRDNAVDAMLKYADAGLITFDMADIYGPAEDLYGIFINRVRQERPPEYLEKVRGLTKWVPPPVKMTSSFVRDSINVSRKRMDVASLDMLQFHWWDYANTGYLDALKHLTDLKEEGKIKTVALTNFDTERLQIILENEIPVVSNQVQHSIVDMRPQQKMAELCQLTGVKLITYGTVMGGLLSEKFLDTNLNIPFAGPPLNTPSLQKYKRMVDAWGGWSLFQALLQTLKGIATKHGVSIANVAVKYVLDQQAVAGSMVGVRLGLSEHIQDCNAVFSLALDEEDVNSIKEVTKKGKNLLKVIGDCGDEYRR from the exons ATGGCAGAGTTGTTGCACCATAATTCTCTAAGCAAATTTACGTTTAGTTCGATCAAGAAAGGAAGAACAACCAAAAGAATTCAGAAACTCAGCTGGAGGCCAGTTCAGGGTGTGCTAACTGAAGATAACCGACAGGCCGTGGTTAAGAATGGCAAGGATTCGCTAGAAATATGTCGGGTTGTTAATGGGATGTGGCAGACGAGCGGTGGCTGGGGTCAAATTGATAGAGACAATGCAGTTGATGCTATGCTTAAATATGCTGATGCTGGACTCATCACTTTTGATATGGCAGATATAT ATGGACCGGCTGAAGATCTATATGGCATCTTTATCAATCGAGTTCGTCAGGAGCGTCCACCAGAGTACTTGGAAAAGGTCAGAGG TCTTACGAAATGGGTGCCACCGCCTGTTAAGATGACAAGTAGTTTTGTAAGGGACAGTATTAATGTTTCACGAAAGAGAATGGACGTGGCTTCCTTGGACATGCTTCAGTTTCATTG GTGGGATTATGCAAATACTGGTTACCTTGATGCACTAAAACACCTTACAGATTTGAAAGAAGAAG GTAAAATTAAGACAGTCGCCTTGACAAATTTCGATACAGAGAGGCTACAGATAATCCTAGAAAATGAGATTCCTGTTGTAAGCAATCAG GTCCAGCATTCCATTGTCGATATGCGTCCTCAACAGAAAATGGCAGAGCTTTGTCAGCTCACTGGAGTCAAACTTAtaac GTATGGGACAGTAATGGGCGGTCTATTATCTGAAAAGTTCCTCGATACCAACTTGAACATTCCTTTTGCCGGGCCTCCATTAAACACTCCCTCCCTCCAAAAGTACAAACGA ATGGTTGATGCCTGGGGAGGTTGGAGTCTTTTCCAAGCTCTTCTACAGACACTCAAAGGCATCGCTACTAAACACGGAGTCTCCATTGCTAATGTTGCGGTGAAATACGTTCTAGATCAG CAAGCAGTTGCAGGATCAATGGTAGGTGTTAGACTCGGGCTGTCGGAACACATCCAAGACTGCAATGCTGTGTTCTCACTTGCTCTCGATGAGGAAGATGTAAACAGCATAAAAGAAGTCACAAAGAAAGGGAAGAATCTCCTTAAAGTGATTGGGGACTGTGGAGATGAATACCGGCGTTGA
- the LOC108172099 gene encoding uncharacterized protein isoform X1, whose product MKTVVGMVVSNKMQKSVVVAVDRLFHHKLYNRYVKRTSKFMAHDEQNHCNIGDRVRLDPSRPLSKRKHWVVAEILTKARIYQPPLPSDSPPASTQTTS is encoded by the exons ATGAAGACGGTGGTAGGGATGGTAGTTTCCAATAAGATGCAGAAGTCGGTGGTGGTGGCAGTGGACAGGCTGTTCCATCACAAGCTCTACAACCGATACGTGAAGAGGACCTCCAAGTTCATGGCCCATGATGAGCAGAATCATTGCAACATCGGTGACCGA GTTCGATTGGATCCATCGAGGCCTCTGAGCAAGCGCAAACATTGGGTTGTGGCTGAAATCCTCACCAAAGCACGCATCTACCAGCCTCCTTTACCATCAGATTCACCTCCAGCTTCAACACAGACTACATC gtga
- the LOC108172099 gene encoding uncharacterized protein isoform X2, translating to MKTVVGMVVSNKMQKSVVVAVDRLFHHKLYNRYVKRTSKFMAHDEQNHCNIGDRVRLDPSRPLSKRKHWVVAEILTKARIYQPPLPSDSPPASTQTTS from the exons ATGAAGACGGTGGTAGGGATGGTAGTTTCCAATAAGATGCAGAAGTCGGTGGTGGTGGCAGTGGACAGGCTGTTCCATCACAAGCTCTACAACCGATACGTGAAGAGGACCTCCAAGTTCATGGCCCATGATGAGCAGAATCATTGCAACATCGGTGACCGA GTTCGATTGGATCCATCGAGGCCTCTGAGCAAGCGCAAACATTGGGTTGTGGCTGAAATCCTCACCAAAGCACGCATCTACCAGCCTCCTTTACCATCAGATTCACCTCCAGCTTCAACACAGACTACATCGTAA